Proteins encoded together in one Rubripirellula reticaptiva window:
- a CDS encoding NAD-dependent epimerase/dehydratase family protein, producing the protein MAHALITGGTGFIGRNLVKLLIQRGDDVTCLVRSKSSLDSLEWASSAGKSPRLVFGDVTDRLSVRAAVQDVDVVYHLAGVTKAFRKSALLPVNQSGVEHVAEACSAQSGKTTLVLVSSLAAAGPSVDGKPKVESDRWNPVSNYGLSKLAGEIAARRYAGEVPTTIVRPPIVMGEGDSDGLESFKSISNWGVHLSPGMNPENNHVSLIDAKDLATALTLVAEKGERVGSKGADTSAGVYFAAADEMPTYSELGRMIGRAVGRPNAVVVQIPHALVWAVAGISDIAGRIRRRPNILNWDKAREAVSGSWTCSAEKLRRDTGFEPAQPMSLRLRQTAEWYFCNGWLTASPIIPIPRRPTSLEQIGKAGHKKLSDS; encoded by the coding sequence ATGGCACACGCGCTGATAACCGGCGGTACCGGCTTTATCGGTCGCAACCTGGTCAAGCTTCTGATCCAGCGGGGCGACGACGTAACGTGCTTGGTCCGTTCCAAGTCGAGCCTCGACTCATTGGAATGGGCTTCGAGCGCCGGGAAATCGCCTCGACTGGTTTTCGGCGACGTGACCGACCGCCTTTCTGTTCGCGCCGCAGTTCAGGACGTCGACGTCGTCTATCACCTGGCCGGCGTAACGAAAGCGTTTCGCAAGTCCGCTCTATTGCCGGTCAACCAATCGGGTGTCGAACATGTTGCCGAAGCGTGTTCGGCGCAATCGGGGAAGACGACTCTCGTTCTCGTTTCTTCGCTTGCCGCGGCAGGCCCGTCGGTCGACGGGAAGCCCAAAGTCGAATCGGATCGCTGGAACCCGGTGTCGAACTACGGACTCAGCAAATTGGCCGGCGAAATTGCGGCTCGCCGGTACGCCGGCGAAGTACCAACAACCATTGTTCGCCCGCCGATCGTGATGGGCGAAGGGGACAGCGACGGGCTTGAATCTTTCAAGAGCATCTCCAACTGGGGCGTCCACCTCAGTCCAGGAATGAACCCAGAAAATAACCACGTTTCACTGATCGACGCAAAAGACTTAGCCACCGCGCTGACATTAGTGGCCGAAAAGGGCGAGCGGGTTGGATCGAAGGGTGCCGACACTTCGGCCGGCGTTTATTTTGCCGCCGCCGACGAGATGCCAACCTACTCGGAACTTGGCCGAATGATCGGCCGCGCCGTCGGTCGCCCCAATGCCGTTGTCGTTCAGATTCCACACGCCCTGGTCTGGGCAGTCGCAGGCATTAGCGACATCGCGGGACGCATTCGCCGCCGCCCCAATATTTTGAACTGGGACAAGGCTCGCGAGGCGGTGTCCGGTTCATGGACTTGTTCTGCTGAAAAGCTGCGGCGAGACACCGGATTTGAACCGGCGCAGCCGATGTCGCTGCGACTTCGTCAGACCGCCGAATGGTATTTCTGCAATGGCTGGTTGACGGCCAGCCCAATCATCCCGATTCCACGCCGACCAACGAGTCTGGAACAGATCGGTAAAGCAGGCCACAAAAAGCTGAGCGATTCCTAA
- the floA gene encoding flotillin-like protein FloA (flotillin-like protein involved in membrane lipid rafts), translating to MLAQQKLPNSAMFGLILAAVFFGLLLIFFFVFARYFGLWIQAKLTRSNISFFNLLGMTFRKVNTRAIVRSKIMATQAGLVDPDLTSEALEAHYLAGGNVQQVIRALIAAKKAKTISLTFREASAIDLAGRDVLEAVKTSVYPKVIDCPPRGAAKPSLDAVAKDGIQLKVKARVTVRANLQQLIGGATEETIIARVGEGIVSAIGSAASHKAVLENPDVISKAVLAKRLDSQTAFEIVSIDIADIDVGANIGARLQADQAEADTQVARARAEGKRAAAVAEEQENQAKIQESKAQVVLAQAAVPRAMAEAFRSGNLNILDYYKLQNVNADTEMRRSLSLSATASAESREPTGS from the coding sequence ATGTTGGCCCAGCAAAAACTGCCCAACTCGGCCATGTTCGGATTGATTTTGGCCGCCGTCTTTTTCGGGTTGCTGCTGATCTTCTTTTTCGTGTTTGCACGGTACTTTGGCCTATGGATTCAGGCCAAACTGACTCGTTCGAACATCTCGTTCTTCAATTTGCTGGGCATGACGTTCCGCAAAGTGAACACTCGCGCAATCGTCCGCAGCAAAATCATGGCGACCCAGGCCGGGTTGGTGGATCCAGATTTGACCAGCGAGGCACTTGAGGCTCACTACTTAGCAGGCGGAAATGTCCAGCAGGTCATTCGAGCGCTGATCGCGGCCAAAAAAGCAAAAACGATTTCGCTGACGTTCCGCGAAGCCTCCGCGATCGACTTGGCCGGTCGGGACGTCTTGGAAGCGGTAAAAACCAGCGTGTATCCGAAAGTCATCGATTGCCCGCCGCGTGGAGCCGCCAAGCCATCGCTCGACGCGGTTGCGAAGGACGGTATCCAATTAAAGGTCAAGGCACGTGTAACGGTGCGAGCCAACTTGCAACAGTTGATTGGTGGTGCGACCGAAGAAACGATCATCGCGCGAGTCGGCGAAGGTATCGTCAGTGCGATCGGAAGTGCGGCCAGTCACAAAGCGGTGCTGGAAAACCCAGACGTGATCAGCAAAGCGGTGCTGGCCAAGCGACTCGATTCGCAAACCGCATTCGAAATCGTCTCGATCGACATCGCTGACATCGACGTGGGTGCGAATATCGGCGCTCGTTTGCAGGCCGACCAAGCCGAGGCGGATACGCAAGTTGCTCGCGCACGGGCCGAAGGCAAACGTGCCGCCGCGGTCGCCGAGGAACAAGAAAACCAGGCCAAGATTCAAGAGAGCAAGGCACAAGTGGTACTAGCCCAAGCTGCCGTTCCTCGCGCGATGGCCGAGGCGTTTCGCAGTGGCAACTTGAACATTCTGGATTATTACAAGCTTCAAAATGTGAACGCTGACACTGAAATGCGTCGATCGCTGTCGTTAAGTGCCACCGCGTCGGCCGAGTCTCGCGAACCGACCGGCTCTTAA
- a CDS encoding polyprenol monophosphomannose synthase, with protein MVVDSNLQNPDSPNDSSTSYRVLIGVCTLNEVDNIETMVTRLRAAIPTADILVVDDRSTDGTSQKVEAMVNQDDQVALIIRQDRGLGGAIRHAMQAAVDGGYDFFLNLDGDLSHDPDQLSALLRRATSAPTVDVVIGSRYVDGGSITGWPLRRRMMSRMVNKFATLCLRLPVKDCSGSMRCYRVSTLKRMGLETLRSNGYAVLEEILVRLNRDGAAMAEVPITFTDRTMGESKLTIREAARSTGQMLAMALKRETN; from the coding sequence TTGGTAGTCGATTCGAACCTGCAAAATCCCGACTCGCCCAACGACAGCTCGACTTCTTATCGTGTGTTGATCGGCGTCTGCACGTTAAATGAAGTCGACAACATCGAGACGATGGTGACTCGATTGCGGGCTGCAATTCCCACAGCCGATATCCTTGTTGTTGACGACCGATCCACCGATGGCACATCGCAAAAAGTCGAAGCCATGGTCAACCAAGACGATCAGGTTGCCTTGATCATTCGCCAAGACCGTGGCCTGGGTGGCGCAATTAGGCACGCGATGCAAGCAGCGGTCGATGGCGGCTATGACTTTTTCTTGAACCTGGATGGCGACCTGAGTCATGACCCCGACCAATTGTCGGCACTGCTTCGCCGCGCGACAAGCGCCCCGACCGTCGACGTGGTGATCGGGTCTCGATATGTCGACGGTGGATCAATCACCGGCTGGCCGCTTCGACGCCGCATGATGAGCCGGATGGTGAACAAGTTTGCGACGTTGTGCCTGCGGTTGCCGGTCAAGGACTGCAGCGGTTCGATGCGTTGCTATCGAGTTTCAACGCTAAAACGAATGGGATTAGAAACTCTTCGCAGCAACGGCTACGCTGTTTTGGAAGAGATCCTTGTGCGGCTGAATCGTGACGGCGCCGCCATGGCAGAAGTCCCGATCACGTTTACCGATCGCACGATGGGCGAGAGCAAGTTGACGATCCGCGAAGCGGCCCGTTCGACTGGGCAAATGCTGGCGATGGCTCTAAAACGCGAAACGAACTAA
- a CDS encoding DUF1552 domain-containing protein, giving the protein MSPVISRRTALRGLGTAVALPWLEAMHRTTAIAATPAKPPVRMGFFYVPNGVHMPEWRPSDGKPSDEQPSDPKRRISEHALTNLPAILKPLEQNKVSDHVVVLSNLEAKHCFAKGAGHEPAGGGFLVGAQCKHSEEPEVGGISVDQLAARKIGVRTPVDSLALGIDPGHRGDHGFSGTYLSHISWRTRTMPSTLELNPKELFTRLFRNSKPRRPNWNAAPVAESITDTDPVRASILDLIQEDTRSLQRQLGFADQRRLEEYLEGLRGIEKRIATHEADPQSHHHRSFNEDPTNRALHDGESADHIPELIIPDGRGIPAVYSEHVDLMLDIMTLAFQTDTTRISSFMFSYEKSGRSYPDIEAPGSHHSTSHHQDQAAKHAELVRINAHHVELFARMLHRMSQIDEGGSTLLDNVALLYGSGISDGNKHNHDDLPVMVAGGGGGSFRGGRHVSLDKPTPICNVYLEMLRAAGINQESFGDSTDGFSKLT; this is encoded by the coding sequence ATGTCGCCCGTAATCTCTCGACGCACTGCGCTTCGTGGCCTTGGCACCGCGGTAGCGCTGCCGTGGTTGGAGGCAATGCATCGAACGACCGCGATTGCAGCAACGCCCGCCAAACCACCTGTCCGGATGGGGTTTTTCTACGTGCCCAACGGCGTTCACATGCCCGAATGGCGTCCCAGTGATGGGAAGCCTAGCGATGAGCAGCCGAGTGATCCCAAACGCAGAATCAGCGAACATGCACTGACGAATTTGCCAGCGATCTTGAAACCGCTCGAGCAAAATAAAGTCTCCGATCATGTCGTCGTGCTCAGCAACCTTGAAGCCAAGCACTGTTTCGCCAAAGGTGCCGGACACGAACCGGCTGGCGGCGGCTTCTTGGTCGGCGCTCAATGCAAACACTCCGAAGAACCCGAAGTCGGCGGCATCTCGGTCGATCAACTCGCTGCGCGCAAGATTGGCGTGCGCACACCGGTCGATTCGCTTGCCCTCGGTATCGACCCGGGCCACCGCGGCGACCACGGATTTAGCGGAACGTATCTGTCGCACATCTCGTGGCGCACCCGCACGATGCCGTCCACGTTGGAATTGAATCCAAAAGAACTTTTCACTCGCTTGTTCCGGAACTCAAAACCGCGACGGCCCAATTGGAATGCTGCGCCGGTTGCCGAATCAATCACGGACACAGATCCCGTTCGCGCCAGCATCCTGGATTTGATCCAGGAAGACACACGTTCGTTGCAACGTCAACTTGGGTTCGCCGACCAACGGCGGCTAGAAGAATACCTCGAGGGATTGCGTGGTATTGAAAAGCGAATCGCCACACACGAAGCCGACCCGCAGTCGCATCACCACCGGTCATTCAATGAAGATCCGACAAATCGCGCGCTGCATGACGGCGAATCGGCCGACCACATTCCCGAGCTGATCATTCCCGACGGACGCGGCATCCCCGCGGTCTACTCCGAACACGTTGATCTGATGCTGGACATCATGACATTGGCTTTTCAAACCGATACGACGCGAATCTCGTCGTTCATGTTCTCGTACGAAAAGTCAGGTCGTTCCTATCCGGATATCGAAGCTCCCGGATCGCATCACTCAACGTCTCACCATCAAGACCAAGCCGCCAAACACGCCGAGCTTGTCCGCATCAACGCGCACCATGTTGAACTGTTCGCTCGGATGCTGCATCGCATGTCGCAAATCGACGAGGGTGGCTCGACCCTGCTCGACAACGTCGCACTGCTTTACGGCAGCGGCATCAGCGATGGAAACAAACACAACCACGATGACTTGCCTGTCATGGTGGCGGGTGGTGGCGGTGGCTCGTTTCGCGGCGGACGCCACGTCTCGCTCGACAAACCTACGCCAATTTGCAACGTGTACTTGGAAATGCTGCGTGCGGCGGGCATCAACCAAGAATCGTTCGGCGACAGCACGGACGGGTTCTCGAAACTGACCTGA
- a CDS encoding DUF1592 domain-containing protein, whose protein sequence is MNRLLPEFTCCISPCRVSARFILTRRILGSFFLLTGLAFPAWSDESELALSWDRTIQPLVGRHCYHCHRDSDVSGNVNLQRDENPRMIVRNRKKWETVLQVLRSEEMPPEEGRTLKSEDREKIITFLDTQLGEIDCSTLKDPGTPAARRLTRHEYNLAVEDLTGLPIRPATNFPPEPISFGFVGIGAATGLTPVEVNHYYAAADSVADALVLAAETDKKLSDHFFGPYEDFDQDSDQAPKHKSASDRLRRFADRAFRRPADQSFLDGLDLIYLQSIQHSEQDAANSDITVTNDERHVRAMRDAMSAVLMSPRFFMRIETPPGNPGIDDPTIAEAYPVDAYDYASRLSYFLWSSPPDEELRQLAETGQLTDPVIAKQQVERMLKDRRTADGLVRGFFAQWLQFDRLPTHQVDSTAFPEATTSMLRSMRREVERVLTEIIRKNRPITDIIDCNYTFVDTRLADFYGLTPINEPGFHRVSLSDRRRGGLVVSAALLTLQSDPARTNVPRRGNYIAGTFFGDPPPPPPPDVPELITDDENAKSVTLRELLEKHRESPQCATCHAQMDPIGFALENYDAIGRWRTEDAGQPIDPSGELPNDVKFSGPEGLKDLLLARKEDMSKALIENLMIYALGRGPREVDPCVVEDALDSLAENEDRFSSLILTITQSFPFTHRSDFAF, encoded by the coding sequence ATGAATCGTTTGTTGCCTGAGTTTACGTGCTGTATCTCTCCGTGTCGTGTCTCTGCGCGGTTTATCCTTACACGTCGTATCTTGGGGTCGTTCTTTCTGCTGACCGGCTTGGCTTTTCCTGCATGGTCCGACGAGAGCGAACTTGCGTTGTCGTGGGACCGCACGATCCAGCCCCTGGTCGGTCGGCACTGCTACCACTGCCATCGCGATAGCGACGTCAGTGGCAACGTGAATTTGCAGCGAGACGAAAACCCTCGCATGATCGTCCGCAACCGCAAGAAATGGGAAACCGTTCTGCAAGTGTTGCGATCCGAAGAAATGCCGCCTGAAGAGGGGCGGACCCTTAAGTCCGAAGATCGCGAAAAAATCATCACCTTTCTAGACACGCAGCTAGGTGAAATCGACTGCAGTACGTTGAAAGATCCCGGCACACCAGCGGCCCGCCGTTTGACTCGGCATGAGTACAACCTAGCGGTCGAAGACCTAACCGGATTGCCGATCCGGCCAGCGACTAATTTCCCCCCCGAACCCATCAGCTTTGGTTTTGTCGGAATCGGCGCAGCAACAGGATTGACGCCCGTCGAAGTCAACCACTATTACGCCGCAGCCGACTCGGTCGCCGACGCACTGGTGCTGGCAGCCGAGACGGACAAGAAACTCAGTGATCATTTCTTTGGCCCGTATGAAGACTTTGATCAAGACTCGGATCAAGCTCCTAAACACAAATCCGCATCGGATCGACTGCGTCGGTTCGCCGACCGTGCATTCCGGCGTCCGGCCGACCAATCGTTCCTGGATGGACTCGATCTGATCTACCTGCAATCCATCCAGCACAGCGAACAGGACGCAGCAAACAGCGACATTACTGTCACCAACGATGAAAGGCACGTTCGGGCAATGCGCGACGCGATGTCCGCAGTATTGATGTCGCCACGGTTCTTCATGCGAATCGAGACACCGCCCGGCAATCCCGGAATCGATGATCCTACTATTGCCGAAGCCTACCCAGTCGATGCCTACGACTATGCGTCGCGATTGAGCTATTTCTTGTGGTCCTCGCCACCAGACGAAGAGTTACGGCAATTAGCCGAGACTGGACAACTGACGGATCCGGTGATTGCCAAACAGCAGGTCGAGAGAATGTTAAAGGACCGCCGGACGGCCGACGGATTGGTGCGAGGTTTTTTTGCTCAGTGGTTACAGTTTGATCGGTTGCCGACGCATCAAGTCGACTCCACTGCCTTTCCGGAAGCAACCACGTCGATGTTGCGATCGATGCGCCGGGAAGTCGAACGCGTGTTGACAGAGATCATCCGCAAGAATCGACCGATCACCGACATCATCGACTGCAACTACACCTTCGTCGATACACGTCTTGCCGATTTCTATGGGCTTACGCCAATCAACGAACCAGGATTCCACCGCGTCTCGCTAAGCGATCGACGTCGCGGCGGCCTCGTAGTTTCAGCGGCGCTGCTGACATTGCAATCGGATCCGGCGCGAACCAACGTTCCCCGACGAGGTAACTACATTGCCGGCACCTTCTTTGGCGACCCGCCACCTCCGCCACCGCCCGATGTTCCTGAATTGATAACCGATGACGAAAACGCCAAGTCGGTGACACTGCGAGAGCTATTGGAAAAGCATCGCGAAAGTCCGCAGTGTGCAACGTGTCATGCCCAAATGGATCCCATTGGATTCGCGCTGGAAAACTACGATGCCATCGGACGCTGGCGGACCGAGGATGCTGGACAACCGATCGACCCTTCGGGCGAACTACCCAACGATGTTAAATTCAGCGGGCCCGAAGGCTTGAAGGATTTGTTACTGGCTCGAAAAGAAGACATGTCCAAGGCTCTGATCGAAAACCTGATGATTTACGCGCTCGGTCGCGGGCCACGCGAAGTCGATCCCTGCGTGGTTGAGGACGCACTTGATTCGCTAGCCGAGAACGAAGACCGATTCTCATCACTGATTCTAACGATCACCCAGAGTTTCCCGTTCACCCATCGATCCGACTTTGCTTTTTAG
- a CDS encoding DUF1552 domain-containing protein: MPASYSRRTVLRGIGTAVALPLLDVMSPTRLLSAASPSSGPPLRMGFFYVPNGMHMPDWTPSKEGFKFDLPPTLAKLADHQDEINVLSGLTLDGARAHGDGGGDHARSVAAFLTGAHPRKTNGADIQNGISVDQMTAKYVGDSTRFSSLELGLEASAQAGNCDSGYSCAYASNMSWRGPTNPMSKEIDPGALFDRLFAGQVVKETKQAKSVREKYRKSILDFVLEDANRLHKTLPAIDQRKLDEYLYSVRDVEKRIGGVERLRMTEDGVPDYPRPSGVPKELSKHCELMMDMVTLAYQTDSTRILSFMFTNAGSNRSYPEIGVSEGHHETSHHGKSEHKQANIAKINRFHIERFAYLLDRMKQTPEGNGSLLDNCMLVYGSGISDGDRHNHDNLPILLAGAAGGKIKTGRHIQYGKDTPLCNLYVWMMQQMGAKTDQFGDSNGSLGQLS; encoded by the coding sequence ATGCCGGCTTCCTATTCTCGACGAACGGTCCTGCGTGGCATCGGAACTGCGGTCGCGTTGCCCTTGTTGGATGTGATGTCGCCAACACGCTTGCTATCGGCGGCAAGTCCATCGTCGGGACCGCCGCTTCGGATGGGTTTCTTTTACGTCCCCAACGGCATGCACATGCCCGATTGGACGCCATCGAAAGAAGGCTTCAAGTTTGATCTTCCACCGACGCTTGCAAAGCTTGCCGATCATCAAGACGAGATCAACGTTCTGTCGGGACTGACGCTCGACGGTGCTCGCGCCCACGGTGACGGCGGCGGTGACCATGCACGTAGCGTCGCCGCTTTTTTGACGGGCGCTCATCCACGCAAAACCAACGGCGCCGACATTCAAAACGGAATCTCTGTCGACCAAATGACGGCGAAGTACGTTGGCGACTCAACTCGGTTTTCGTCACTGGAACTCGGGTTGGAAGCGAGTGCCCAGGCTGGCAATTGCGACAGCGGATACAGTTGTGCTTACGCATCGAACATGTCGTGGCGAGGGCCGACCAATCCGATGTCCAAAGAGATTGATCCCGGCGCGTTGTTCGACCGACTGTTCGCTGGACAAGTGGTCAAGGAAACCAAGCAAGCTAAAAGCGTTCGCGAAAAGTATCGAAAGAGCATTCTGGACTTTGTCCTTGAAGACGCCAATCGACTGCATAAGACATTGCCTGCCATTGATCAGCGAAAGCTCGACGAATACCTGTATTCGGTTCGCGACGTTGAAAAACGAATTGGCGGTGTTGAACGCCTGCGAATGACCGAAGACGGTGTTCCCGATTATCCGCGCCCCAGTGGCGTGCCGAAGGAACTGAGCAAGCACTGCGAGTTGATGATGGACATGGTGACGCTTGCTTATCAAACCGACAGCACGCGAATTTTGTCGTTCATGTTCACCAACGCCGGCAGCAACCGCAGCTATCCCGAAATTGGTGTCAGCGAGGGGCACCACGAAACATCGCACCACGGAAAGAGCGAACACAAGCAAGCGAACATCGCCAAGATTAATCGTTTTCACATCGAACGGTTTGCCTATCTGCTGGACCGAATGAAGCAAACGCCCGAAGGCAATGGCAGCCTGCTGGACAACTGCATGTTGGTCTATGGCAGCGGAATCAGCGACGGCGATCGCCACAACCACGACAATCTGCCGATCTTGCTGGCCGGCGCCGCCGGGGGGAAAATCAAGACGGGGCGTCACATCCAGTACGGCAAAGAC